The sequence below is a genomic window from Lolium perenne isolate Kyuss_39 chromosome 7, Kyuss_2.0, whole genome shotgun sequence.
GCTTCTAACTCTGTAACCCTAAGCTGGGAGAGAGTTCCTCCCTGCAGCCTCCTtctacctcaggttaggccctcacctctgtccacatggtatcagagcaaggggcAGTGAGGGCAACGACGGGAAGGACTGCCGATCTGGAAGCCTAGTCTGCTGTGGCAgctaggaggaagaggaagaggaaggaagtaGGCTGCTGCGGTGGCTGGGAGGAAGAGGAAGGGAGCAGGCTGCTGCGGCGGCAAGGAGGGGAAGACGGTGACGAGTAAGGAGACGAAGAGGGCATCCTGCGGGTAAGCCCTTTGGTGTTTCTGAGAGGTTAGTTTGGTGTCAAGCATGGGGGACAAAGGGGATTTGGCCAAGGCTCTGGAGAAGCTGGCAGAACTTATCACTACcaaaggagatggaggaggataTGCTGGAGGGGGGGCAATCGTTCCACATACCAACATCGGTCAGAAACTTGAGCTGCCGGCGAATGAAATCAAGTTGGAAGGAGTGGCCAACTATCTCCGGTGGTTAAGGAGGGCGCTGTTGATTTTGAACTCGAAAGGGTTTGATGAACGTGTGAGTGGTGAAGCTGCAGAACCAGCAGACAAGGCCAGCCCGGAATGGAAACAGTGGAATGCCATAAATTCTCTGATTGTGGCATGGTTGCTTAACTCTTTGGTTCCTAACATTGCTGCTTCTGTAGAGTCACTCACAAAAGCTTCAGAGGTATGGGACACCCTATCAAATCTATATTCTGGAAAGGGGAACATTATGTTGATTGCTGAGATTGAGGATAAAGTGCATGACTTGCAACAAGGAAACAAAACTGTGATGGCATATGTGGCTGAGTTGCAGCATCTTTGGGGAGATTTAGATCATGTTGATCCTCTGGAACTTGCCCATGGGGAATGTGTGAGTGTTGCTGCAAGCTGGATTGAACGTCGGCGAGTCATGAAGTTTTTGAAAGGCCTTAATCAAGATTTTGAGGGGAGAAGGGTTGCTTTACTGCATCAAACCACTACCCCTTCTCTCAAAGAGGCCATTGCAGCTATGTCCAGAGAGGAAGTGCGTCTGAATATGACAAAGGGAAGTGATTCTGTCCCTCATCCGGCCTTCTACACTACCGAGAGACAAGAGATGAGAGACTGCTATACTTGTGGACAGAAGGGACACTTGAAGCATCAGTGTACCTCCTTTGCTACACTCAGTAGGGGGAGAAGAGGATACACACATGGCAGAGGAAGCTACAGAGGAAGAGGTGATGGCAGAGGTGGTGGACAGCCATATGGACAACAGTATGGAAGAGGTGGTGGACAGCAGTATGGCAGAGGTGGTGGACAGCCATATGGACATCAGTATGGCAGAAGTGGTGGACAGCCATATGGACAGCAGTATGGCAGGGGTGGTGGACAGCAGCACACTATATCACCCATGGCACATATGGCAGCAACTTCAGAGCCAACTACCAGTACCTCTCAGGGACAATCAAAGGAAGAAGGACAAAACGAAGCAACCTTTGGGAACTTTGCTCACTATGTCTACAAAGATGAAAGTAATATTGATCGAGTTTCTATAGCCACTCATAATGCTAATTCAGATTGGAttcttgattctggagcatccaaACATGTTACTGGGAATATTAGTGAGTTCGACTCTTATACTCAGTATCCTCCCACACATAGAGGCACTATCCAAACAGCAGATGGCACATCACAATCTATAAAAGGGGAGGGGTCGGTGCAATGTACAGCCAACATAAAATTGTCATCAGTTCTACATGTTCCTGCTTTTCCAGTAAATCTGCTATCTCTAAGTGTCCTGATTGATCAGCAGGACTACCGTATAATAGTTGAtagatatatgtgtttaattcagGAAAGGGAGAGCAGCAAGAAGATTGGGACTGCAACCAGGCATAGAGGTCTTTGGCACATAGATCGTGACAAGATGAGGCATGATGCTAGTTCCGTGTTTGCTGCAGCTGTTGGAGGAAAGGAGAGTATGGCACTAGTTCATCATTGTCGAATGGGCCACATGGCGTTTGATAAAATGTTTCGAGTTTTTCCTGATGTAATGAATGGAGTGGACAAAACAAAATTATGTTGTGATGCCTGCGAATATGCTAAGCATACGAGAACCTCTTATGTTAGTAGAGGGATCAGAAGTGTATCCCCATTtgtgtttgtaacatcccaagtttcaacaatattaaaacaagaaagataatttccccaaacccaaaatttgcaattaacaaaaactttttctatgcatatagtgccacatatagatttatgcatttgagtgaaattcttttgtgcaattgccatgatgagtgttagtatgtttaaacattgctatgtgaaccctaaccaagaacacaaaaccctaatttgaggtgaattggagaaaatgggaaaaacccatttctcactcacatacactttatgcaaaatagcaaatcctcaaccaaggccaagattgcttgctcccttgcttctaaaatacttcaatatgataaactaacacttttgcttccttgaatcaagaatcaaataccaagaaatcaaaaatcctacatacatatgataatggtcacttctccccaaaatattttcttcacctctttacccccctggttttctcaattcttgaactaaacttggtcaactaaagccatgtcatccaataccatgtcaaggtgagcaactttgatgttgaccatcagggctagtgttgactaggttgaccagaataagagggacaagaagggatgctgaaataaagagaagatcttgtcacttttgacattttgcaaaacaactccaaattgagtgccaccaccaccaatacttcacattaattatataaatgagattcaccaaaaagatttccaaaattcaaagaaaaacttcatgcggccatttcatcaaacacatggCAGGCATGAATCCAGAATTTGGCTACACCCTATTATCCTCTGGAttcttcactaaacccctttaatccttgatcattgcactctcttacaacccctgcttcaccctagtacatgccctggtcgattaaagtgagaggagaggggaaagaaaccctagactaaggcatgccgtggccatgccggccacctttggccaccatCTCTCCAGCCCTCCCCTCAACctttctccttgtcctggagcttCCCTGTCACTCAAGGAATCGAATGGTACACCACCCATGCTCGCCaaggcacggcattggccagaacacgcgtgtccaaaccgtgccaggacgtgccagtcgacgcggtgagcgcgccctggacacgccggtacgtcgcgcgctcgagcagcctactcctcgccctgcatccctaccacgacgttgagcagctactccccgccctctatacgctagacacaagcccaggcctgcccctgcaccgtcgccgtcgtcctcgaccaagtgatgccgcacgccccgtgacaaaccctgcaagctcccgagccatcccatcgccttttctctgcgccagctagccgttgagcatcgccaggacgatgcctacaagatgccgtcctcgccttgccctttcgatcgacggagaggccacgccgtcgacgctcctccacagcacacccggccacctcgctccctctataaatagcgacgatcggcacctcctctcttcacacaatccactcccctcacctcactgagtctcctccacccatcaatttcatCAGACCTCGCCGGAGCAGAAGCAATCGAGAGCTGAGGTccaccggagcccgcggaagctctgcttcgattggcgcctccccgagcgccgccgctgctcccagggcttcctcatctactacatcTTCTCCGCGCCTACTGCCAGACTCCTGcgccggcctggtacgccctccgaccccctaggctcgccgccagggagcccgctgctcgtcggagaagacgacgttcacacgccgtcggatcccAGTCTAATCCAACGGTTTCTATTTCACGTACCGTTTCGCTACGTTAAgtgtcgccgacaggtggcccccacctcgtcagcgcggcccgagcgcgccagatgcgtgttgggctgcgaagtgggatttaaactagtttcggcccgtttagctttcccgcctagcccatgaaTTCAAATCTGGATTTATTCATTATTCAAATTTTGCTCTGCTGAAggtttagtaaattttgaatagtttgaattctgccaaaccaaatttagcaaactttataccgttggaaagcccatgatattatctatccaatgccactggccccatctccattttcattgtagatttaatttgacaaaaaagacaaggcagggacttttgaacattcaaactttatttaaaattcaaccagaatagattttgaagtaattccaattctaataaatcacaaatgatgtcctctaattgattatgcaataacatagccctgttgtttgtatgatcatggactagatcaaataaaatggctatgtagtcatttctagagcattttaaaaggggaattcaaactcaaccctaatatgagagctacctctcatttaaattttgatcctaagtactaataaccagggggaatgacttaggctaatgaacccttgaggattattacttagagattttaattcatttaaatgttaagttttaaaactatgtgaagtgtagcacttcaattaaattttactcacatataatagatatgaaatgttgactttgggtcaacctatatttcataccttattattatatgaagagattaaatcttaataagaggtattgagaagaaatgaattcctttaaggatctacataccaaatttaagaaaataGGAATAATGCgaggaaattacttttctttcaaataaagacaaatcaaataatccaccatgccatgtttgattgatactaggactagtgtgtgaactctttgagtgtttctagtttagtatgtgagcttggtttagtatttatacctcgtatttgtatatagacgctagtaacgaggaataccaagaggaggagggctactctcaggaagaagaagagaacttcgataactacccagctcaaggcaagctaacccttgctaaacacaagtgcttagctctacaagagcaaaggcaccatcacactttactttatgtattacctatcccatgtttttacttacatttacttttgcttattttttttcaaagtactttttgatttacgcttcacttggtctagagtagaacaatacttgaagttagattagcacaactcaaagctagatagcacccctcatttagatgctagtgctaatcaattaaaattgactactctagatgggaacatggtgaagtgaaatgactttggaaagaaagtaaagtggaggtggatttgaacaagagaagatggtgatttttgataaaattgataattgggtttgaatgcgatacccttccaattatacaagtacccccacaatacctgattatgggtagggcttaactagaaacttgtgtattttagtatgggttccctctgaacaaacatcataggggttacgctgcggctgcctccgtcaaGTATGGATTGATGTTGAACTGAGGTGaaggtacggcccaagccctgtgcagttcccgggttaactgcggtttccaccgggaggccaagctcatggggagaggtgctcatactagcatatataagtgaaaggtttcgattgatgatccgcgtctcgtgttacgatgattcggggttatcctcgacggatgaaatcaaaagttgtggcacaagagtacaacctctgcagagtgttaaacctattcgaatagccgtgtccacggttacggacgattggaaaggccatactatctccgtgatcattaaaatgttttgattctagaaatgaatggtggattgaaaggtgacattatggtgaaccataatgagttgtgggaatgacactaatgttcccacttgagttagtctagcacatgatataagcttttaccaaagatttatgaaactaaaacttggctttatgcaaataaacctagagcttagcacccccttatacttaatgagtatttatcttagagttagtttgcgagtactttaaaagtactcatggctttgccctggctattcgaatgccagactatgaaggagagcaccagtatcaggatgacggacaacaggacgtctacgataactaggatcgtcttctaacgtcaagcgttgcctgtggaatagatagtccactactacttcgcttccactactatttgtgatgttgaacaatatattcgtgtaatattggatcatgtgatctatggttgtaagacaatatgtgttgtaataaatgatgactctatgctacttactattatgtctcgcaaaaacattattcctgggattgcgatgtacggcataataggcatctggacttaaaaatccgggtgttgacaagttggtatcagagccattgtttgaccttaggagaccctagttagaatggacgctcaaaaaaacttagtttcaaattccatgatttgactagttatgaaaaccttattcaccttct
It includes:
- the LOC139833546 gene encoding uncharacterized protein; protein product: MGDKGDLAKALEKLAELITTKGDGGGYAGGGAIVPHTNIGQKLELPANEIKLEGVANYLRWLRRALLILNSKGFDERVSGEAAEPADKASPEWKQWNAINSLIVAWLLNSLVPNIAASVESLTKASEVWDTLSNLYSGKGNIMLIAEIEDKVHDLQQGNKTVMAYVAELQHLWGDLDHVDPLELAHGECVSVAASWIERRRVMKFLKGLNQDFEGRRVALLHQTTTPSLKEAIAAMSREEVRLNMTKGSDSVPHPAFYTTERQEMRDCYTCGQKGHLKHQCTSFATLSRGRRGYTHGRGSYRGRGDGRGGGQPYGQQYGRGGGQQYGRGGGQPYGHQYGRSGGQPYGQQYGRGGGQQHTISPMAHMAATSEPTTSTSQGQSKEEGQNEATFGNFAHYVYKDESNIDRVSIATHNANSDWILDSGASKHVTGNISEFDSYTQYPPTHRGTIQTADGTSQSIKGEGSVQCTANIKLSSVLHVPAFPVNLLSLSVLIDQQDYRIIVDRYMCLIQERESSKKIGTATRHRGLWHIDRDKMRHDASSVFAAAVGGKESMALVHHCRMGHMAFDKMFRVFPDNAFKDSRQKGYKCWSPTDRRTFVSMDVTFCESEPFYDGESDLSGLFQGLNHLGDAQEGEQQQGGDQEQQGGDQQQHQQIPIVAEIPVIPGTPTPPRSVPPQRWLQNPLVYSRRQVQREQVDALEELQDQGPGEQPIGPNQGSTSVDSAEENQSQTESNNSLDLPIAIRKGVRKVGPPKRLSYDDYDVGNYISYEALSPSFRAFVASLQTVSVPKDWKAARLDPRWCNAMVEELEALKKNKTWVLTDPPKGKNTVGRKWIYSVKQNAEGKVERYKARLVARGYSQTYGIDYDETFAPVAKMSTVRILISCAANFGWSLHQLDVKNAFLHGDLQEEVYMEMPPGFVRPETEGKIGLAA